Below is a window of Clostridia bacterium DNA.
TCGTTGTAATTCGACAAGATTTTACATAAAATTTACTGTTTGTCAATACATTATTTTTGAAATGTATAGTTTATTATATAATTGGTAGACCAATGAGTTTTTGGTTCTGTTTATAGAACTAGATAACTATATATATAAAAGGCATGTTTAAATTCCTTTTTATAGTCTATACTTATAATACTTGACAGCACTAGCTCTATTTGGAAGGAAATGTATATAAAGGGTGGGCATATAATGAAAGAAATGTTAAGCAGCTTATCACTTAAAATTAAATATATTTTAGCATTGCTAGCTGCATTATTCTTTGCTTTCAATATGATATACGTAATTTTTATGTATGCAAATTCCAGCGTGGGCAGTGATAAGATGTTTAAAGCACTTGCTTTAAGCGAGGTGCTGCTTATACTGTTCATCAGCTACAGTATGTACAACCTTATAAAGAGTAACACAGTGCTTAAAAGTGCAACAGGAATTATGCGGGATGAAATGTCTGAAGGCAGTACAATATTTAATACAATTTCTGACGGAATAATAGTTGTTGACAATAAAGGAAAAGTTAGAAGTGTAAACCAAGGTTTATGCTGCATATTAGGACTTGAAGAAAATCAGATAATTAACAAGAACTTATATAGCTTGCTCATTGAGTGGGATACAGATAGCCAAAACAAATTGCTGCCGGGGATGGTGATTGAGTCTTTAGAGACGCAGAAGGAGTTCAGGCAGCAAGAGAAAGTATTTATCAGGAATACGGAAGTGCTTTATATTGATGTATCAACATATATGCTATGGAGTAAAAGCAGAAATTTAATGGGAGTTCTTGCGGTTGTCCATGATTTCACTCAAAAGAAAAAACTTGAGCAGCAGTTGATGCACGTAGAAAAGCTGGCAACAGCCGGACAGTTGGCTGCAGAGCTGGCACATGAGATTAAAAATCCTATATGTTCTATTAAAGGACTTATTCAGATAATGGGAAAGAAGCACTGCCTCGAGGACAGTAAATATTATGAAGTGATTACAAGTGAGATAGAGAGGATAAGTGTACTCCTGCAAAGGTTTCTTGCTCTTACACAAAATAAGCCAAAGCTTGAGAAAACAAGCATTAACAAAGTTGTAGAAGAAATAGTACCTTTGGTCGAGAGCTATGCTGAGAACAAGAATATCAATATCAATGTGGATATGCAAAAAGGGATGCCAAGCATTTATGCTGATAAGGAAAATATAAGGCAGGTAATAGTAAACATAGTTCAGAACGGAATTGATGCTCTACCCAGAAATGGGAGGATGAATATAAGCATTTGGTTCGATCAGATAAATGATTTTATTAAAATGGAGTTCAAGGATAATGGGAGCGGTATAAAGCCGGAGTATCTGGATAAGATTTTTGAACCGTTCTTTACAACAAAAGACAATGGTTCAGGTTTGGGACTCGCAATATCGCATAAGATAATTGAGAATCATTGTGGAAAGCTGTTTGCTTTTAACAATCTGGATGGAGGAGCTACATTTGTAATAGAGCTTCCTGCTGCTAAAAGTTATGATATGGTTAGTAACATTCTTTCTTAAACAAGCAATAAAAAAGTCGCATTTGACAAGTTCAATTGCGGCTTTTTTTATTATTTTTATTCGGTTAATCATTTCAATATTTACTTGAACTTTGGCAGTATCCCTGCATGCTGGCAGGCTTTTATTGCAACCACTGAAGTGGGTCCGAGAATAAGACCTGCCGGACCTATAAGCTTCAAGCCTGCAAACATTGACATAAGTGTGACAACGGGATGTATCCCTAGCTGCTGCCCTACTATCTTTGGTTCTATCATATACCTTACAACTGTTATTATTCCGTATAGCACAAGAAGTGCAACGCCCATCCTGTAATTTCCCATTACAAAGTTTGTAATTGCCCAAGGGACGTAAATGCCCCCGGTACCGAGAACAGGAAGTATATCAAGCAAAGCTATGACGATTGCTAAAGTAAAGGCATAGTCAACACCTATAAAGGTCAACCCTATAAAGGATTCAGAAAAGGTCACGCTCAATATTATTGATTGAGCTTTTAGGAAACCTATCAAGGCCCCGAAGAGATCTGTTTTTAATGAAGTTAGTTTTGTGCCCCAGGGTGATGGAAGCTGTCTGAAAACAAAATCCTTTATAATATATTTATCTTTTGTCAGGAAGAAGGTTGCAATAAGTGTAATTATCAAGAATATCAATGTAGACGGCAGTGCTGTTAAAGTATTTATCAACCATGTTGTTGTATGGCTTAAGAAGGTTGTGGCTTTCTCAAAGACAGTTTTGAGCACATCCTGTATAATGTTGAGAGCTTCAGGAGGCAGTTGAAGATACAAGTCGGTGACCTGCTGAATTATTTTAGCAGAAAGGTTGTACAACCCCTCATAATAGTTCGGCAGCCTGTCATAAAGCTTTATGAATTCATATACAATTCTAGTAACTGCGAATATTGAAAAAGCAATAAAGCCCCCAAGAAAAAGCAAGATTGACAATGCCACAGAAATGCCACGCTTCAGCTTTAACTTCTGAAAGAACTTTACAAGAGGCTCAAGTATAAAGGACAATACTAATGCAGTAATAAAAGGTGTGAAATATATTAATACAAGCCTGAGTGCAAAATATGAAATCAAAGCTATTGTCAAATATGCCAATACCCTTAGTATTATATGCAAATATTTTTCTATCTCCGGTCGGAGCATAATATCACTCCCCAATATCTAATTGTTGTTTTTTTACAATTAACCCCATACTACTATATATGCAGCTGAAAGGAATACGCTACTTTCTTTATTATATATAATGCAAGTGCAATAATCAAACAATATTAAGAGAACAATAACATTTTATGGGGTATATTGAGAAATTAATAATAATAATAAAATATACAGGCGAAATATGCGAATTTAACAAATAATAGTATATATTTCTATAAGCCTTTATTGTGTCTTGATTTATTAGTATAATTAGATTATTAAATCAATGCGGTTAATACTAATAATAGCCAATAACATTAAAAATATTCACAAGGAGAATCTTAAAGTGAGAGAGATAAATGTAGATGTAATTTGCGAAACGATAAAGGAGCTTTTCATAAATGCTAATTACTATTTGTGCGCAGATATAAGAAAAAGAATCGATGAATATAGAGGCATAGAGATTTCTCCTATAGGAAAGGAAATATTGGATAAAATAATTGAAAACGCAGACATGGCTGCAAGAAATCAAGTAGCTATATGTCAGGACACCGGTATGAGCGTGGTATTCCTTGAAGTAGGACAGGAAGTCTGCTTTGTCGGCGGTGATATTAATGAAGCTGTTAATTCGGGAGTTCGAAGAGCTTATAAGGATGGATACCTCAGGAAGTCAGTTGTGGCTGATCCGATTAGTAGAGTAAATACCGGTGATAATACTCCGGCCATAGTATACTATGATATAGTGCCGGGAGATAAGGTACAGATACAGATTATGCCAAAGGGCTTCGGAAGTGAAAACATGAGTGGTATAAAAATGCTGAAGCCCTCAGATGGAGTGGAAGGGGTAACAGAGTTTGTGCTGGATACGGTAGTCAAGGCAGGTTCTAATCCATGCCCGCCAATTATAGTAGGGGTTGGTATAGGGGGAACCTTTGAAAAGGCAGCTTTGATGGCGAAGAAAGCTTTGCTGCGACCCTTGGACAAGGGTAATGATGATAGTTATTACAGAGAACTTGAAACAGCTCTTCTGCATAAAATAAACAACTTAGGAATCGGACCTCAAGGGATGGGAGGCATCACGACGGCTCTCTCGGTTAACATAGAAGCCTATGCTACACATTTTGCCGGATTGCCTGTAGCTGTGAATATTACCTGCCATGCATCCAGGCATATGGAAAGGGTAATCTAGCCATTTTTCAGTGAAAGGAAGAAATATAGAATATGAATAAGAGAATAACAACACCTCTTACAGACGAGGATATAATGCAATTGAATGCTGGAGATCCTGTGCTGCTTAGCGGGGTTATATATACTGCCAGAGATGCGGTTCACAAAAAGATGCATGAGGCGCTGGAAAACGGGCAAGACTTACCTATTGATGTACGGCAGCAGGTTATATATTATGCAGGACCGTGTCCAGCCAGACCTGGTGCTGTTGCAGGTCCTTTCGGTCCCACTACCGCTGGAAGGATGGATAAGTATGCTCCTGAGCTTATCGAGCTTGGGCTTAAGGGTATGATTGGCAAAGGTGATAGAGGGTCGGTTGTTGTTGAAGCGATGAAAAAGAGCAATGCCGTTTATTTCGCAGCTATTGGCGGGTTGGGAGCTTATATTGCGGCGACAATAGAGTCACAAGAGGTGATTGCATACGACGAGCTGGGAGCGGAAGCCTTAATGAAGCTTACGGTAAAAGACTTTCCACTCATAGTAGCTATAGATAGCAGGGGTAACAACCTTTATCACACAGAACCTGAGAAATATAAGGGCAAATTTGCCGAAGTGCTTTTAAAGTAGTTAGGGGGCATTTGATGAATCTTAACAGCATACCAATATTAAAATCGCTTATAGCATACAGGGATGAGGGAGTTGTGTCCTTTCATATGCCGGGACATAAAAACGGTGACATATACAAGAAAGCAGGCATGGAATTTCTAAACGGTGATTTGTTGGCGCTGGACACCACCGAGGTGCCCGGAATTGACAACCTCCATTGTCCTGAGAGCTCTATACTATTAGCCCAAAAACTTGCTGCAGAAGCTTTTGGTGCAGAGCATTCTTTTTTTCTGGTCAACGGAACCACCTCTGGGATTTATTCAATGATAATGGCAGCAGCAAATCCCGGAGATAAGATAATAATACCGCGCAACTGTCATAGGTCGGTGTATGGGGCTGTAATATTAGGCAGGCTGGTACCGGTGTATATAGATCCGGAAATGGATGATGAGCTTGGAATAGCAATGGGTATAAAACCTGAAACGGTAGAATATATATTGGAAAAGCATAGTGATGCAAAAGCTGTTGTTATTACGAGCCCTACCTATTATGGAGTATGCTCTGATATTAGAAGAATCGCAGAGATAGTGCACGAAAAGGGTATGCTGCTTCTTGTTGATGAAGCCCACGGCTCTCATTTGAGCTTCAATGAAAGGCTGCCCGTGTCGGCGCTCGAAGCAGGTGCAGATATGACTGCACAAAGCATTCATAAGACGCTTCCTGCGATGACTCAGAGCTCGATGCTGCATGTAAAATCTTCAAGGGTAGACATAGAAAAGCTGAAGCTATTTCTGCAGCTGACCCAGACAACAAGTCCCTCGCATATACTTCTGGCCTCATTGGATACTGCAAGATATATAATGCAGGAGTTAGGTCACGAGCTCTTGGAAGATGCTATAGCTTGGAGTAATGAGGCAAGAAATAAAATCAACAGCATTGCGGGACTGTACTGTTTGGATTTTGACAGGATAGGCACATATGGTATCAGCGATTTGGATCCAACAAGGATAACTGTAAATTTCAGTGCTGCTGGAATGAGTGGTACCAGAGCTGAAGCTATATTGAGAAAGGACTTCAAGATACAAGTCGAAATGGCCGATTTATATAATATAGTTGCATTAACGACAATAGGTAACCACCGAGCCGACTATGAAAGGCTGGTGGATGCATTGAGGGGCATTGCAAAGACCGCGGGAAGCATAAGGACAGAGGTAAAGACTACAAAAGCCTTTATTAAGCCTCCAGAGCTTTCTATCTTGCCGTGGGAAGCGGTATACTGTGAGAAAGAGCATGTGGAAGCTTCTGAAAGCATAGGCAGGGTATGCGGAGAAATGATAATACCTTATCCTCCGGGGATACCCATTCTGATGCCCGGAGAGATGATTACCCGGGAAGCTTATGAGTATCTGAAACTCTGCGTGCAGCAACGGATAAAGATAAACGGGGCTTATGATAATAAGCTGGAAACGGTATGTGTGATAAAGTAAATATTTCAAGGAGGAATAGCAATGAAACTTGTATTAGCAGTTGTACAGGATGATGATGTTGATGATTTGGTGGAAAAGTTAGTCAAAGAGAAGCTCAGCAGCACAAAGCTTGCTTCAACCGGCGGGTTCTTAAGGGAAGGAAATACTACACTTATGATTGGTGTGGAAAAGGATAGGGTAGATTCAGTAATAACCATAATCAAGGATATCTGCAAGAGCAGGAAGCAGACCTTTACCACCCCTATTCCGCCTACAGGCTCTGCGGGAGTGTTTATTCCATATCCTATAGATGTAATGGTTGGTGGGGCGACAATATTTGTAGTTGACATTGACAGGTTTGAGAAGGTATAAGGAGTATCAATATGAAAATATCTGATATACAAAGCCATCCGAGTACAATTTCCAGTGCTTTGGCACGAGAAGACAGGAGATCGGATATCACAAGCGACAGGTCAAGTTTTGGCGATACACTCAAGAAAACAGCGGAGCAGGACTTGACAAGCCGCTTAAACAGGCTGATGAGTGATATCGAGAAGCAAGGGGAACACCTGTCCAAAAATATGGATATAAAGGAATTGAAAAATTATAAGAAGCTTATTTCAGAATTCATGGGCGAAGTAGTGAACAACTCGCTTAAATTCTCAAAGCAAAGCCATTTTGACAGAAGAGGGAGACATAAGGTATATGCCCTTGTAAAAAAGGTAAATGCCAAGGTTGAGGAGCTTAGCAGAGAATTTATGAAGGAACAGAAGGACAACATAAAGATACTTGATAGTATAGGAACCATTAAGGGTATGCTTTTTGACATGTACATGTAGTTCCTGGTGAAAAGGAGAATGGTAATGGGTTTTAGTGACGTAGCAGGTCAGAGGGTAATAGTGGAAAGTCTAAAAAATGCAATAAAAAACGATATGACTGCAAACGGTTATATTTTCAGTGGATCTAAAGGCTGTGGTAAGAAGCTCATGGCCTTTATTTTTGCCGCAGCTTTAAACTGCACCGGGGCAGTTTCGGAGAAGCCCTGCGGCAGCTGCAGCTCCTGCATAAGGACAGGCAGTGGCAATCATCCAAATGTAGAAGTTGTGAGACCTACCGGCCAGAGTATAAAAATTAAACAGATCCGCCAAATAATTAGTGATGCCGCCAAAAAGCCATTTGAAAGCGGATTTAAGGTAATAATAATTGAAAATGTAGAAAAGATGACTCATGATGCACAGGACGCATTCTTGAAAACTCTAGAAGAACCACCTGAAAATACTGTATTTATACTGCTTGCAGAAAACCATGACCTTTTACTGCCTACTATTGTTTCAAGATGCCAGATATATCAGTTCAAACCGGTAGATATGAAGGAAATGAAGGATTTCATAGAAGAAAAGTACGATTATCCATTAGAAGAGGTTGAAGCGGCGGTGCGGTACTCCAAGGGCGTTGTTGGCAAGGCACTTGACTTTCTTCAGGATAAGGAGAGTCTCAGGGCTCGTGAAAGGTTTGTGGATATACTTGAGAAGGCTTTGATGGGGAATGGGAGTGAGGCATTACTTCTTGCTTCAGCAGTTGTTGAGGATAAGGAGGCAGCGGAAAGGTTCATGGAGTTTTCGCTGGTCTGGTTTAGGGATTTGATGGTTTACAGGGAGAGTCAAGGAGCTCACGAGCAGCTTATTATCAATATTGACAGCTTGGATAGATTGGCAAAGCATAATACTGTTTTGACGGATGTCAAATTAAAC
It encodes the following:
- a CDS encoding ATP-binding protein, which gives rise to MKEMLSSLSLKIKYILALLAALFFAFNMIYVIFMYANSSVGSDKMFKALALSEVLLILFISYSMYNLIKSNTVLKSATGIMRDEMSEGSTIFNTISDGIIVVDNKGKVRSVNQGLCCILGLEENQIINKNLYSLLIEWDTDSQNKLLPGMVIESLETQKEFRQQEKVFIRNTEVLYIDVSTYMLWSKSRNLMGVLAVVHDFTQKKKLEQQLMHVEKLATAGQLAAELAHEIKNPICSIKGLIQIMGKKHCLEDSKYYEVITSEIERISVLLQRFLALTQNKPKLEKTSINKVVEEIVPLVESYAENKNININVDMQKGMPSIYADKENIRQVIVNIVQNGIDALPRNGRMNISIWFDQINDFIKMEFKDNGSGIKPEYLDKIFEPFFTTKDNGSGLGLAISHKIIENHCGKLFAFNNLDGGATFVIELPAAKSYDMVSNILS
- the ytvI gene encoding sporulation integral membrane protein YtvI, translating into MLRPEIEKYLHIILRVLAYLTIALISYFALRLVLIYFTPFITALVLSFILEPLVKFFQKLKLKRGISVALSILLFLGGFIAFSIFAVTRIVYEFIKLYDRLPNYYEGLYNLSAKIIQQVTDLYLQLPPEALNIIQDVLKTVFEKATTFLSHTTTWLINTLTALPSTLIFLIITLIATFFLTKDKYIIKDFVFRQLPSPWGTKLTSLKTDLFGALIGFLKAQSIILSVTFSESFIGLTFIGVDYAFTLAIVIALLDILPVLGTGGIYVPWAITNFVMGNYRMGVALLVLYGIITVVRYMIEPKIVGQQLGIHPVVTLMSMFAGLKLIGPAGLILGPTSVVAIKACQHAGILPKFK
- a CDS encoding fumarate hydratase yields the protein MREINVDVICETIKELFINANYYLCADIRKRIDEYRGIEISPIGKEILDKIIENADMAARNQVAICQDTGMSVVFLEVGQEVCFVGGDINEAVNSGVRRAYKDGYLRKSVVADPISRVNTGDNTPAIVYYDIVPGDKVQIQIMPKGFGSENMSGIKMLKPSDGVEGVTEFVLDTVVKAGSNPCPPIIVGVGIGGTFEKAALMAKKALLRPLDKGNDDSYYRELETALLHKINNLGIGPQGMGGITTALSVNIEAYATHFAGLPVAVNITCHASRHMERVI
- a CDS encoding Fe-S-containing hydro-lyase, which produces MNKRITTPLTDEDIMQLNAGDPVLLSGVIYTARDAVHKKMHEALENGQDLPIDVRQQVIYYAGPCPARPGAVAGPFGPTTAGRMDKYAPELIELGLKGMIGKGDRGSVVVEAMKKSNAVYFAAIGGLGAYIAATIESQEVIAYDELGAEALMKLTVKDFPLIVAIDSRGNNLYHTEPEKYKGKFAEVLLK
- a CDS encoding aminotransferase class I/II-fold pyridoxal phosphate-dependent enzyme produces the protein MNLNSIPILKSLIAYRDEGVVSFHMPGHKNGDIYKKAGMEFLNGDLLALDTTEVPGIDNLHCPESSILLAQKLAAEAFGAEHSFFLVNGTTSGIYSMIMAAANPGDKIIIPRNCHRSVYGAVILGRLVPVYIDPEMDDELGIAMGIKPETVEYILEKHSDAKAVVITSPTYYGVCSDIRRIAEIVHEKGMLLLVDEAHGSHLSFNERLPVSALEAGADMTAQSIHKTLPAMTQSSMLHVKSSRVDIEKLKLFLQLTQTTSPSHILLASLDTARYIMQELGHELLEDAIAWSNEARNKINSIAGLYCLDFDRIGTYGISDLDPTRITVNFSAAGMSGTRAEAILRKDFKIQVEMADLYNIVALTTIGNHRADYERLVDALRGIAKTAGSIRTEVKTTKAFIKPPELSILPWEAVYCEKEHVEASESIGRVCGEMIIPYPPGIPILMPGEMITREAYEYLKLCVQQRIKINGAYDNKLETVCVIK
- a CDS encoding cyclic-di-AMP receptor — translated: MKLVLAVVQDDDVDDLVEKLVKEKLSSTKLASTGGFLREGNTTLMIGVEKDRVDSVITIIKDICKSRKQTFTTPIPPTGSAGVFIPYPIDVMVGGATIFVVDIDRFEKV
- a CDS encoding YaaR family protein, with the protein product MKISDIQSHPSTISSALAREDRRSDITSDRSSFGDTLKKTAEQDLTSRLNRLMSDIEKQGEHLSKNMDIKELKNYKKLISEFMGEVVNNSLKFSKQSHFDRRGRHKVYALVKKVNAKVEELSREFMKEQKDNIKILDSIGTIKGMLFDMYM
- the holB gene encoding DNA polymerase III subunit delta', which encodes MGFSDVAGQRVIVESLKNAIKNDMTANGYIFSGSKGCGKKLMAFIFAAALNCTGAVSEKPCGSCSSCIRTGSGNHPNVEVVRPTGQSIKIKQIRQIISDAAKKPFESGFKVIIIENVEKMTHDAQDAFLKTLEEPPENTVFILLAENHDLLLPTIVSRCQIYQFKPVDMKEMKDFIEEKYDYPLEEVEAAVRYSKGVVGKALDFLQDKESLRARERFVDILEKALMGNGSEALLLASAVVEDKEAAERFMEFSLVWFRDLMVYRESQGAHEQLIINIDSLDRLAKHNTVLTDVKLNSIIDIIKNTTRYVKHNVGIKNSVDGMLLNIVEVSLYNG